A genomic stretch from Methanomassiliicoccales archaeon includes:
- a CDS encoding AAA family ATPase, with the protein MSYAIAVAGKGGVGKSTIAALLIRALAEKSREIVLAVDADPNSNLGEKLGVKVGKTIGDLREDLLKRADEIPAGTSKQEFIRYQIQLALVEGDQFDLLTMGRPEGPGCYCYINNILRTFMDELIDDYAYIVIDNEAGMEHLSRRTTRKMDKLIVVSDATKLGIDTAVRIRGLAEEMKLEIKSNMLIVNRSPSELHGIVEAAIKAGGFQEVRKVPNDRKIEELATTGEPLTKLDSTSPAFRAVREIARDLA; encoded by the coding sequence ATGAGTTATGCAATAGCTGTGGCGGGGAAAGGAGGCGTGGGCAAATCGACGATAGCCGCGCTCCTCATTCGAGCGCTCGCCGAGAAATCCCGAGAAATTGTTCTCGCTGTCGACGCAGATCCCAATTCCAATCTAGGAGAGAAACTCGGTGTAAAGGTCGGTAAGACTATCGGAGACCTCAGAGAGGATCTCCTCAAAAGAGCAGACGAAATTCCAGCGGGCACGAGTAAACAGGAATTTATCAGATATCAAATTCAGCTGGCTCTTGTCGAAGGAGATCAATTCGATTTGTTGACAATGGGACGACCTGAGGGGCCTGGGTGCTATTGTTATATCAACAACATTCTAAGGACCTTCATGGATGAGCTGATCGACGATTATGCCTACATCGTCATCGACAACGAAGCCGGTATGGAACACCTCTCTCGACGGACAACCAGGAAGATGGACAAGTTGATCGTCGTTTCAGACGCGACAAAATTGGGCATCGATACGGCGGTGAGAATCAGGGGACTCGCTGAGGAAATGAAGCTCGAGATAAAATCGAATATGCTGATTGTCAATCGTTCGCCCTCGGAACTCCATGGTATTGTCGAAGCAGCGATCAAGGCAGGTGGATTTCAGGAAGTGAGAAAGGTTCCCAATGACAGGAAGATCGAGGAACTGGCAACGACAGGTGAACCGTTGACCAAGCTCGATTCGACAAGCCCAGCGTTCAGGGCTGTAAGGGAGATCGCTCGGGATTTAGCCTGA
- a CDS encoding helix-turn-helix domain-containing protein: MMEAVISLKMPEKWIKDALMQYPSVIKIIGSKPVNGHAVRDLVEIEVEREEDVPSVIESIRSSPNIFNVDITPIERGKVLAIFSTTECAVCRLLAHTDCFLTSSTSTKDGRLEWSLLLTEKEPLQKLMKNLEKAGAEPKLIKITEISDKDALTARQEQITRMAFEKGYFDFPRKISLKQLAKSLGVSTSTLSEILRKGQKRILAKYFREHREV; encoded by the coding sequence ATGATGGAAGCAGTCATATCACTGAAAATGCCAGAAAAATGGATCAAGGATGCGCTCATGCAATATCCTTCAGTCATCAAGATCATCGGCTCAAAGCCCGTCAACGGGCACGCAGTGAGAGATCTCGTCGAGATCGAAGTTGAGAGGGAAGAGGACGTGCCGTCAGTTATTGAATCAATTAGATCGAGTCCCAATATTTTCAATGTTGATATCACGCCTATTGAAAGGGGAAAGGTTCTCGCGATTTTCTCGACAACTGAGTGTGCTGTCTGTCGATTGCTTGCGCATACAGACTGTTTCCTCACCTCTTCAACTTCAACAAAGGACGGTCGGCTCGAATGGTCTTTGCTCCTGACAGAAAAGGAGCCACTTCAAAAGTTGATGAAAAATCTCGAGAAAGCAGGCGCGGAGCCGAAATTGATCAAGATTACGGAGATCAGCGACAAGGATGCGCTGACTGCGAGGCAAGAACAGATCACACGGATGGCCTTTGAAAAAGGGTATTTTGATTTCCCGCGGAAAATCAGTCTCAAACAGCTGGCTAAGAGTTTAGGTGTTTCGACATCGACGCTGTCAGAAATCTTGAGGAAAGGACAGAAGCGCATCCTCGCGAAATATTTCAGGGAGCACCGCGAGGTTTAG
- a CDS encoding DUF4445 domain-containing protein encodes MVRFLPQNVTVEVTPGTTVLEAAYHAGVMINSICGGKGTCGKCRVIVQGDAESFGGREFFSEDEWKAGYRLACRTRIHGNVEILVPEEIQIASHQILTSYIVERLGKLSPLSSARYFELSPPTLDDNLADLERLRRSLLPSGGDLFTTLRVLRVMPRVLRESRWKVTAVLDESGEVIGLIGLRPGNAAARNFGIAVDIGTTTVVLSLVDLTTGNVIAQASNYNKQIMCGEDVLSRITYAEEGGLSRLNQLIIETINYLIAELCNASENCEEIGGKVSAHEISSMAVAGNTTMIHLFLGLDPRYIRYEPYVPSVSIPPIYRAHEIGVNINPDAPVYCVPSRASYVGGDITADVVASGMHLKSEIAMLIDVGTNGEVVLGNSDWLISCSCSAGPAFEGGEVRYGMRAMSGAIERVRILENYDVKYSTIGGTKPRGICGSGLIDLIAEMFLRGLIDKKGHIQQANTSRVRRGEDGMEFVIAWANETAIGKDKITKLDGEQRIVVKEEKGRDIVITENDIANIIRTKAAVYAACCVLLRKVNLSFDDVSKVYIAGGFGNYIDMERAIAIGLLPDLPFNRFVFLGNAALAGAYLTLLSKDKRVEAQRVYEMMTYLELSTTQMFFDEFSSALFLPHTDISRFPTVAELIRKV; translated from the coding sequence TTGGTACGATTTTTACCTCAAAATGTGACGGTTGAAGTGACCCCTGGAACAACGGTACTTGAAGCTGCTTATCACGCTGGGGTCATGATAAACAGCATCTGCGGTGGAAAAGGCACATGCGGAAAATGTCGTGTCATTGTCCAGGGTGATGCTGAATCTTTCGGCGGCAGGGAATTTTTTTCGGAGGATGAATGGAAAGCGGGATATCGCCTTGCCTGTAGGACACGAATTCATGGTAATGTCGAGATTTTGGTGCCAGAGGAAATTCAGATCGCCTCTCATCAAATCTTGACATCCTACATCGTTGAAAGACTCGGTAAGCTTTCACCATTATCATCGGCGAGATATTTTGAGCTCTCTCCGCCGACCTTGGACGACAATCTTGCGGATCTTGAGCGATTGAGGCGTTCTCTTTTGCCATCGGGGGGCGATCTTTTCACGACACTCAGAGTTCTAAGGGTAATGCCGAGAGTATTGAGAGAAAGTCGATGGAAAGTCACGGCAGTTCTTGATGAAAGCGGCGAGGTGATTGGATTGATTGGTCTGAGACCAGGGAACGCCGCCGCAAGGAATTTCGGAATTGCCGTCGACATTGGAACGACAACGGTTGTCCTTAGTCTCGTCGACCTCACGACTGGCAACGTTATCGCACAAGCATCGAATTATAATAAGCAAATTATGTGTGGCGAAGATGTGCTTTCGCGAATCACTTATGCGGAGGAGGGAGGTCTATCCCGCCTCAATCAATTAATCATCGAGACAATCAATTATCTGATAGCGGAATTATGTAATGCTTCAGAAAATTGCGAGGAGATTGGTGGTAAAGTCTCCGCGCACGAAATATCAAGCATGGCGGTCGCTGGTAATACCACGATGATTCACCTATTTTTGGGTCTCGATCCGAGATACATTCGTTACGAGCCTTATGTTCCGAGTGTGAGCATCCCGCCAATTTATCGGGCGCATGAGATCGGCGTGAACATCAATCCAGACGCACCCGTTTACTGCGTTCCTAGCAGAGCGAGCTATGTTGGTGGAGACATCACCGCCGATGTCGTCGCATCTGGGATGCATCTCAAATCGGAAATCGCGATGCTGATCGACGTTGGTACGAACGGCGAGGTTGTTCTTGGCAACAGTGACTGGCTCATTTCATGCTCGTGTTCCGCAGGTCCGGCTTTCGAGGGTGGAGAGGTTAGGTATGGAATGAGGGCGATGTCGGGTGCGATCGAACGCGTTCGCATCCTTGAGAATTACGATGTCAAGTATTCAACGATTGGTGGCACAAAGCCGCGCGGGATTTGCGGATCTGGTCTGATCGATCTCATAGCGGAAATGTTCCTCCGTGGTTTGATTGACAAGAAAGGTCATATTCAGCAGGCTAATACCTCACGCGTCAGGCGCGGCGAAGATGGCATGGAATTTGTCATTGCCTGGGCAAATGAGACCGCTATAGGGAAAGATAAAATCACAAAACTTGATGGAGAGCAAAGGATTGTTGTAAAGGAGGAGAAGGGACGCGACATCGTAATCACAGAAAATGATATAGCCAATATCATCAGGACAAAGGCCGCAGTCTACGCCGCTTGCTGCGTTTTGCTCAGGAAGGTCAACTTGAGTTTCGATGATGTCTCAAAAGTGTACATCGCTGGCGGTTTCGGCAATTATATTGACATGGAACGCGCCATTGCCATAGGCTTACTGCCGGATCTACCATTCAACCGTTTCGTATTTCTAGGCAATGCAGCGCTAGCCGGTGCTTATTTAACCCTACTCTCGAAGGATAAAAGAGTTGAGGCGCAGAGGGTGTACGAGATGATGACTTACCTCGAACTCAGCACAACTCAGATGTTCTTTGATGAATTCTCCTCGGCTCTTTTCTTGCCGCATACGGATATCAGCAGATTTCCGACTGTGGCGGAGTTGATCAGAAAGGTCTAG
- a CDS encoding class I SAM-dependent methyltransferase family protein, producing MLLAKVEKRRAEAVRRSLFARDAVRKDLAILEEQDSILIPLKENIDAETIREFGLELIEGESHPRTFYRSPYEEIRDRIEIPDKLKSYLPDKWEKLGDVLVLKIPSELDDYEAQIAEIYARVLRAKTVCREVGIITGPYREPNLKVIFGSETETVHVENGIKYKLDVARIMFSSGNINERKRMSELECEGEMVIDMFAGIGYFTLPIAVYTNARKIIACEINPLSYRYLEENIRLNHVESKVTAFLGDNRHLPGKGIADRIIMGYIGTTHHYLPKALELIKSGGTIHYHETCPIDLFPEQPMRRIDDAMNGRRYEIISVREVKSYGPSTIHIVVDVRVLE from the coding sequence ATGTTACTGGCGAAAGTCGAAAAGCGCAGGGCGGAAGCGGTCAGACGAAGTCTCTTCGCACGGGATGCGGTGAGAAAAGACCTCGCGATTCTGGAGGAGCAAGACAGTATACTCATCCCTCTGAAGGAGAATATCGATGCGGAAACCATCAGAGAATTTGGTTTGGAACTCATTGAGGGGGAAAGTCATCCGCGCACGTTTTACAGATCACCCTATGAAGAAATAAGAGACCGCATCGAAATACCTGATAAGCTCAAGTCATACTTACCAGATAAATGGGAGAAACTCGGAGATGTTCTCGTCCTGAAGATACCCTCCGAACTTGACGACTACGAGGCGCAGATCGCAGAAATTTATGCAAGAGTTTTGCGCGCCAAAACCGTTTGTCGGGAAGTCGGAATTATCACGGGGCCATATCGGGAACCGAATCTTAAGGTGATTTTTGGTAGTGAGACGGAGACCGTGCATGTTGAGAATGGAATCAAATACAAACTCGATGTCGCCAGGATCATGTTTTCCTCCGGCAACATCAACGAGCGAAAGCGAATGAGCGAACTTGAATGTGAGGGTGAGATGGTCATCGATATGTTTGCTGGCATTGGGTATTTTACGTTACCAATTGCCGTTTATACCAATGCGAGGAAGATCATCGCTTGTGAAATCAATCCTCTCTCTTATCGTTATCTGGAAGAAAACATTCGCCTCAATCACGTCGAGTCGAAGGTTACAGCATTCCTCGGTGATAATCGTCATTTGCCAGGCAAGGGTATTGCAGATAGAATCATCATGGGTTATATCGGCACAACACACCATTACCTCCCTAAGGCGCTAGAACTCATAAAATCCGGCGGAACAATTCATTATCATGAAACGTGTCCGATCGATCTATTTCCTGAACAACCAATGCGTCGCATCGACGATGCGATGAATGGGCGACGGTATGAGATCATCAGTGTGCGAGAGGTGAAATCTTACGGGCCTTCGACAATTCACATCGTCGTGGACGTGCGTGTTCTTGAATAA
- a CDS encoding NAD(P)/FAD-dependent oxidoreductase, which produces MTKIISRYSRKLNSYDFCAGTKIRYIRGLHDGSMEYDLVIVGGGPVGCEIAARVGCDLKSLVIEEHGQIGLPVQCAGLITPRVVEMTRTEDSILNKLSSAHFHFPNGLVLEVRGKGTKAFVVDRKSFDQICYERAVSAGASFSLSSKFIDFSNEGDKLKLAIETNGERQIISTKLLIGADGYRSRVSEIEGLGRPLERVKGIQVDIDYEMNEQDTVQVYLGEKVAPGFFAWMIPCGSFTRLGLCISEQFGTPANYLRRLLKQLGLDQRRRIRASSGIIPIGSLRKTYADRLMIVGDAAGQAKPLSGGGLYTGCVAAQCATEAALRCFEEEDFSARLTSTYQRAWKRQIGRELDRGYRIRKVFTRLDDRKLDEIGSILKREEVIEILSTGDIDFPSLIAPSILKAAPSLLKFSPQLLRSFIGK; this is translated from the coding sequence ATGACAAAGATAATTTCTAGGTATTCTCGCAAATTGAATTCTTATGATTTCTGTGCTGGCACAAAAATAAGATATATCCGTGGACTTCATGACGGTTCGATGGAGTACGATCTCGTCATCGTGGGCGGTGGCCCCGTCGGCTGTGAGATCGCCGCACGTGTTGGATGTGATTTGAAGTCCCTCGTGATCGAAGAGCATGGGCAAATCGGTCTTCCTGTTCAATGTGCTGGTCTGATCACGCCACGAGTAGTTGAAATGACCAGGACGGAAGATTCAATTCTTAATAAATTATCTTCGGCACACTTTCATTTTCCTAATGGTCTAGTCCTAGAAGTAAGAGGAAAGGGCACAAAGGCTTTCGTTGTTGACAGGAAAAGTTTCGATCAGATTTGCTATGAAAGAGCCGTTTCTGCTGGCGCATCATTTTCTCTCAGCTCAAAATTCATTGACTTTTCGAATGAAGGAGACAAACTCAAACTGGCTATTGAAACGAATGGAGAGCGGCAAATCATTTCAACCAAACTCCTTATCGGTGCTGATGGTTATAGATCCCGTGTTTCCGAAATCGAGGGCCTCGGGCGACCTTTGGAGAGGGTGAAGGGGATCCAGGTCGACATTGACTATGAAATGAATGAACAGGATACCGTACAAGTGTACCTCGGCGAAAAAGTAGCACCAGGATTCTTTGCATGGATGATCCCCTGTGGTTCATTCACGAGGTTGGGTCTTTGCATTTCAGAGCAATTTGGAACACCAGCGAACTATCTTAGGCGACTTCTCAAACAGCTAGGTCTCGATCAACGCAGGAGAATCAGGGCGAGTTCTGGGATCATTCCGATCGGCTCTTTGCGTAAGACATATGCTGATCGATTGATGATTGTCGGCGATGCTGCTGGTCAAGCCAAACCGCTGAGTGGAGGGGGCTTGTATACAGGATGCGTTGCTGCACAGTGCGCGACCGAAGCAGCCTTGCGTTGTTTTGAGGAGGAAGACTTTTCTGCGCGCTTGACCTCAACATATCAGAGAGCTTGGAAACGACAGATCGGTCGAGAATTGGATCGCGGATACCGTATCCGCAAGGTTTTCACCCGGCTTGATGACAGAAAACTCGATGAGATAGGATCGATCTTGAAAAGGGAGGAAGTCATCGAAATTCTTTCGACAGGGGACATCGATTTTCCGAGTCTCATCGCTCCATCTATTTTGAAGGCTGCGCCGTCTCTTCTCAAATTCTCGCCGCAACTTCTGCGCTCCTTTATAGGAAAATGA
- a CDS encoding ferredoxin family protein, which translates to MPPKVDEDLCTGCGRCEEVCPAGVFKIVDSISKVKNPDECTECGSCVDECPVEAIKLE; encoded by the coding sequence ATGCCACCAAAGGTTGATGAAGATTTGTGTACTGGATGCGGAAGATGCGAAGAGGTCTGCCCTGCAGGCGTTTTCAAGATCGTCGACAGCATTTCAAAAGTCAAAAATCCCGACGAGTGCACTGAATGCGGTTCCTGTGTTGATGAGTGCCCCGTCGAAGCGATCAAACTTGAATAA
- a CDS encoding acetyl-CoA decarbonylase/synthase complex subunit delta: MVEVPIPKEKWTGKIGTTVIGATAEDGGTRGKKVVIGGEAGMPFLSFEGAIVNRPAIAGEVIDTLRDYPPLARKAFGDAVEDPVQWSKVWVEKYGVDLICLKLQSTNPEEENKSPQEAAETVRKVLAAVPVPLIVYGCGHEEKDAKTMEAVSNIGAKERLLLGHAEESAYKSIAAASMANNHALIAFSNLDINLAKQINILLTDFGVKKENIVADPLMASLGMGLEYSYSVNERIRLAALMGDSMLQVPMVCDTTIAWKAREATEENEKLGDVDVRAAWWEATTALAALVSGADMLIMRSPKAVEIVRKALNELLGGD, from the coding sequence ATGGTTGAGGTGCCAATTCCAAAAGAAAAGTGGACGGGTAAGATCGGTACAACTGTAATTGGAGCAACAGCCGAAGATGGTGGGACAAGGGGCAAAAAAGTGGTTATAGGTGGAGAGGCAGGGATGCCCTTTCTCTCTTTTGAAGGGGCGATCGTGAACAGACCGGCAATCGCTGGCGAGGTCATTGATACATTAAGAGACTATCCGCCTCTCGCGAGAAAGGCTTTTGGTGACGCTGTTGAAGATCCGGTCCAATGGTCAAAGGTCTGGGTTGAAAAGTATGGAGTCGACCTCATATGCCTTAAATTACAATCGACAAATCCAGAAGAGGAAAACAAGTCACCGCAAGAAGCTGCCGAAACGGTACGTAAAGTCCTCGCAGCTGTGCCAGTCCCGCTTATTGTCTATGGTTGCGGACATGAGGAAAAGGATGCAAAAACGATGGAAGCTGTCAGCAATATCGGCGCGAAGGAAAGACTCCTGCTGGGACATGCAGAAGAAAGCGCATACAAATCGATCGCAGCTGCTTCGATGGCAAACAACCACGCACTTATCGCTTTCTCAAATCTCGACATCAACCTGGCAAAACAGATCAACATTCTTCTTACGGATTTTGGCGTCAAGAAAGAGAATATCGTCGCGGATCCGCTGATGGCAAGTCTCGGCATGGGTCTTGAGTACTCATATTCAGTTAACGAGCGCATTCGACTCGCAGCGCTCATGGGCGACAGCATGCTCCAGGTCCCGATGGTTTGCGATACAACGATTGCATGGAAAGCAAGAGAAGCGACGGAGGAGAACGAAAAACTCGGGGACGTGGATGTGAGGGCTGCTTGGTGGGAAGCGACGACTGCCCTGGCAGCACTCGTTTCGGGTGCAGACATGCTTATCATGAGAAGCCCGAAGGCGGTCGAGATTGTCAGGAAGGCGCTCAATGAGCTTCTCGGAGGTGATTGA
- a CDS encoding Glu/Leu/Phe/Val dehydrogenase — protein sequence MNQNNPYEMAVKQAENVGRLLGLDRDLIDFLKRPQRELTVNFPVRLDDGRVRIFTGFRVQHNFARGPCKGGIRYHPNVSLDEVRALAMWMTWKCAVMGIPFGGAKGGVICNPKEMSRGEIERMTRRYVTEISMIIGPHKDIPAPDVYTDSQTMAWIMDTYSMNNGYTIPGVVTGKPLEIGGSKGRDEATSRGLMYMIREAAKVKNIELKGAMVAIQGYGNVGWHAARLLHQEAGCKIVAVSDSRGGIRNQNGLDPIKVYEHKQRTGSVQDMEGTDNITQEDLLETECTILIPAALENVIRKDNADKIRAEIIAEGANGPTTPEADRILFDKGIMVIPDILANAGGVTVSYFEWVQNLQFYFWSLDEVKNRLLQMMTEAFETVYGIARSQNVDLRTAAYMLAMKRVARAMELRGFYP from the coding sequence ATGAATCAGAACAATCCTTATGAAATGGCTGTTAAACAGGCTGAAAATGTTGGAAGACTCCTCGGACTAGACCGCGATCTGATCGATTTCCTGAAAAGACCGCAACGTGAGCTTACAGTCAACTTTCCCGTCAGGTTGGACGATGGCAGAGTAAGAATATTCACGGGATTCCGCGTTCAGCATAATTTTGCGCGCGGACCATGCAAGGGGGGAATCAGATATCATCCAAACGTTTCGCTCGATGAGGTGAGGGCTCTTGCCATGTGGATGACTTGGAAATGTGCGGTTATGGGTATTCCATTTGGTGGGGCCAAAGGGGGCGTCATCTGTAATCCAAAGGAAATGAGCCGAGGGGAGATTGAGCGCATGACGAGACGCTACGTCACGGAGATTTCGATGATTATCGGACCTCACAAAGACATCCCAGCACCCGATGTTTACACCGATTCACAGACCATGGCATGGATCATGGATACCTACAGCATGAATAATGGATATACGATACCTGGGGTCGTGACTGGAAAACCGCTGGAAATTGGCGGATCCAAGGGACGAGATGAAGCGACTTCTCGCGGTCTGATGTATATGATACGAGAAGCCGCCAAAGTGAAGAATATTGAATTAAAAGGGGCAATGGTTGCCATTCAGGGTTACGGTAATGTGGGTTGGCATGCGGCGAGACTCCTTCATCAGGAAGCCGGATGCAAGATCGTTGCGGTGAGCGATTCAAGGGGCGGCATCAGGAATCAGAATGGACTCGATCCGATTAAGGTCTATGAACATAAGCAGAGGACTGGTTCTGTTCAGGATATGGAGGGGACGGATAACATCACGCAAGAGGATTTGCTTGAGACCGAATGTACAATCCTCATTCCAGCAGCGCTTGAAAATGTCATCAGAAAAGACAATGCGGATAAAATTAGGGCTGAAATTATTGCCGAGGGGGCAAATGGTCCGACGACACCAGAAGCAGATAGGATCCTCTTTGACAAAGGAATCATGGTGATTCCAGACATCCTCGCAAATGCGGGTGGCGTGACGGTCAGTTATTTTGAATGGGTGCAAAATCTGCAGTTCTATTTCTGGTCGTTGGATGAGGTCAAGAACCGTCTGTTGCAGATGATGACAGAGGCTTTCGAAACAGTGTACGGGATTGCAAGGAGTCAGAATGTAGATTTAAGGACTGCTGCCTACATGTTAGCAATGAAACGCGTCGCGAGGGCGATGGAACTGAGGGGATTCTATCCATAG
- a CDS encoding acetyl-CoA decarbonylase/synthase complex subunit gamma, producing MSFSEVIEVPTAMEIFKLLPKKNCGECKFPTCLAFAMQLANQKAKLEDCPYVSDQAKATLAASAAPPIRLVKIGTGPNAIEVGDETELYRHEKKFFHPTAYALIISDSSSDIEIKAKVEKAHSLRFERVGQLLKMDMIAVKNDSGNAEKFAGVAEEVSKMTDLPMILISDKPDAMKLAASKIAAKVPLLHGAKSWNAEAMAAVAKETKCPLVVYEDTGLNQLADLVAKVKAAGVEDIVLDFGAKTLKDLIEKSTIIRKISVKKIFRGLGYPIFVYAGEGERAILRGLISTMKYGSIVAFDDIDPATALPLYVLRQNIYTDPQVPIQVKPDLYAINNPDEKSPLLFTTNFSLTYFTVVGDIEKSKIPVWLQVIDTEGLSVMTAFAAGKLTPEMVAKALEASGAKNKSKRGEIIIPGMVARMSSKLQELTGLKVIVGPKESSGLPKLLKSLD from the coding sequence ATGAGCTTCTCGGAGGTGATTGAAGTGCCAACTGCAATGGAAATTTTCAAGCTCCTGCCGAAGAAGAACTGCGGTGAATGTAAATTTCCAACATGCCTTGCCTTTGCGATGCAACTAGCTAACCAGAAGGCGAAGCTTGAAGACTGTCCCTATGTTTCGGATCAGGCAAAGGCTACACTTGCTGCATCCGCTGCGCCGCCAATCCGGCTTGTCAAGATCGGTACAGGTCCGAATGCAATCGAAGTAGGCGATGAGACAGAATTATACAGGCACGAAAAGAAGTTCTTCCATCCCACGGCCTATGCACTCATCATTTCAGATTCCTCTTCAGATATCGAGATCAAAGCGAAGGTAGAGAAGGCTCATTCCCTCAGATTCGAGAGGGTCGGACAGCTACTGAAAATGGACATGATCGCTGTTAAGAATGATTCTGGAAACGCAGAAAAGTTTGCTGGAGTTGCCGAAGAAGTTTCAAAGATGACCGATCTTCCGATGATTTTGATATCAGACAAGCCTGATGCGATGAAACTTGCGGCATCGAAGATTGCAGCGAAGGTACCGCTTTTGCACGGGGCTAAATCATGGAACGCTGAGGCGATGGCGGCTGTAGCGAAGGAAACAAAATGTCCGCTAGTCGTTTACGAGGATACGGGCCTCAACCAGCTTGCAGATCTTGTTGCCAAGGTCAAGGCGGCTGGTGTCGAAGATATCGTCCTCGACTTCGGCGCTAAAACGCTTAAAGATCTGATTGAGAAAAGCACAATCATCCGGAAGATCTCGGTGAAGAAGATCTTCAGAGGACTCGGCTATCCAATATTTGTTTACGCGGGTGAAGGTGAAAGAGCTATTCTGCGAGGGCTTATTTCGACAATGAAATACGGTAGCATTGTTGCCTTTGATGATATCGATCCCGCTACAGCCCTACCACTCTACGTCCTGCGACAGAACATCTACACCGATCCACAGGTTCCAATCCAAGTTAAACCAGACCTATATGCGATCAACAATCCCGATGAAAAATCACCGCTTCTCTTCACGACGAACTTTTCGCTCACCTACTTCACCGTTGTTGGGGATATTGAGAAGAGCAAGATCCCCGTTTGGCTACAGGTCATTGACACTGAAGGTTTGTCAGTCATGACCGCATTCGCCGCGGGAAAGCTGACACCTGAGATGGTTGCGAAAGCCCTCGAAGCATCGGGCGCCAAGAACAAATCAAAGCGTGGCGAAATTATCATTCCTGGTATGGTCGCCAGGATGAGTAGCAAACTTCAGGAACTGACGGGATTGAAGGTCATTGTCGGACCAAAGGAATCGAGCGGATTGCCGAAGCTTCTCAAATCGCTCGACTAA
- a CDS encoding 4Fe-4S binding protein has translation MVVRVVEEICQGCGACTSSCPSNAIVMKGKTATIMKIFCRSCGICLDNCPAGALKMHDC, from the coding sequence ATGGTCGTAAGGGTTGTTGAAGAAATTTGTCAGGGATGCGGTGCCTGTACATCTTCCTGCCCTTCAAATGCGATCGTGATGAAAGGAAAAACAGCGACGATCATGAAAATTTTTTGTCGATCATGCGGGATATGTCTGGACAATTGTCCTGCCGGTGCTCTGAAAATGCATGACTGTTAA
- a CDS encoding DUF835 domain-containing protein — MPDEKSYAKGYLKGYEDGLKEAWEELISLTMKGYSAREIQVLAKSSRSSISARIKQKRKKFEEELGQLDEEEARAAGDTSVPAEFVPGSVFILKGKEIDRAFISFKSLLEKGFKGLCVTRSHPSTVRRKFTLNVPMVWLTKEEMLPPEQDGADEQMYVSPTDLPRLSTILKTFTSDKSGNDLKSTKVILLEGVEYLITQNDFRNVLKFLQNVKDQVVLSKSILLLPIDPSTFEQRDLSLFELEMGR, encoded by the coding sequence GTGCCGGATGAAAAGTCCTACGCGAAGGGCTATCTAAAGGGATATGAAGATGGATTGAAAGAGGCATGGGAAGAACTGATCTCATTAACGATGAAAGGTTACAGCGCACGCGAAATACAGGTGCTCGCAAAGTCATCGCGTAGCTCAATCAGTGCAAGAATAAAGCAGAAAAGAAAGAAGTTCGAAGAGGAACTTGGCCAGCTTGACGAAGAGGAGGCCAGAGCAGCGGGAGATACGAGTGTTCCCGCAGAATTTGTTCCTGGATCGGTTTTTATTCTTAAGGGAAAGGAAATTGACAGAGCGTTCATTTCTTTTAAATCACTCTTAGAAAAAGGCTTCAAAGGCCTTTGTGTGACGAGATCGCACCCCTCAACAGTAAGAAGGAAATTTACATTGAATGTCCCGATGGTGTGGCTCACAAAAGAGGAAATGTTGCCACCTGAGCAAGATGGTGCCGATGAGCAGATGTACGTTTCACCAACGGATCTACCAAGGCTCTCGACGATACTGAAGACTTTCACTTCAGACAAATCTGGAAATGATTTAAAATCGACGAAGGTTATTCTGCTTGAAGGCGTTGAATATCTCATCACACAGAATGACTTCAGGAATGTTTTAAAGTTTCTGCAAAACGTGAAAGATCAAGTTGTCTTATCAAAATCGATACTATTGCTTCCAATCGATCCTTCCACGTTCGAACAAAGGGATCTCAGTTTATTCGAACTTGAAATGGGAAGATAG
- the albA gene encoding DNA-binding protein Alba, which produces MADENTVYIGKKPTMNYVLAVVTQFNSGSTDVIIKARGRAISRAVDVAEIVRNRFIHDAVVKDIKIQTETIPAEGGGSANVSSIEIYMSK; this is translated from the coding sequence TTGGCAGACGAAAACACGGTATACATTGGAAAAAAACCAACAATGAACTATGTTTTGGCTGTTGTGACGCAGTTTAACAGCGGCTCGACCGACGTGATCATTAAAGCAAGAGGAAGAGCCATCAGTCGTGCGGTTGATGTCGCTGAGATCGTCAGGAACAGATTCATACACGACGCTGTGGTGAAGGATATCAAAATACAAACTGAAACAATTCCAGCAGAGGGCGGCGGCAGCGCCAATGTGTCTTCCATCGAGATCTACATGAGCAAGTAA